Part of the Quercus lobata isolate SW786 chromosome 6, ValleyOak3.0 Primary Assembly, whole genome shotgun sequence genome, ATGTAAACAATAGTGTTAAGGCCCTAGTAATTGGTTTTAATAGCTACAAAATTTAACAGCGCTTTTAATATAAGGTTTTCATATCCATCAAGCTACTATGTGTCCAACAATTGATTATGCTTcaccataaaaaagaaaaagtaagattTGAACCCACAAATGATGATGCTACACCTAGTGGGTTTTGAACCTGAAACCTCACCCTCCCTATAGTTTTAAAAGTTATAAATTATATCCTGAGGTTTTAAACtattacaaattcaaaattatagtTTCCTTAGTTTCAAATCAAACACCAAACTTTAGTTTCAAATCAAACACTCACTTTTGAAATCGTATTAATTTAAAACcccaatcaaattcaaaaatcaaacccCCACATCAAAACAAAAGTGTCCAGGGTTTAAATTGATATGAATACAAGTGTCTAGGGTTCGATTTGAAACTAGTAAAATCATAAGATTGTAATAGTCTTAAACCttagggtttaatttgaaacaTTTAAAACTATAGGGTTCAATTTGAAACCACCCCtaaaatataacttaaaatgtaatttacccaataattaattaaaggtTTTGGGAATCTGGAGAAGGTTTCTAACTGTAGACATTTGCAAGAATCTACGTATGTAAAGGCAACATAAGAGGAAAAGTTTGAAAGTAGCCACAATTTGGCAGAATGAGGTATTCTACAAActttttagtagtttaaaattcAGCTAATCTCTATTGATAAGGATGATTTTCCTGATTAAGAAACAATGGACTGTCTAATGGTAATGGTGCTAATGATAATGATGTTACTGACCGGATCAATTGTAGCATTTGGAAACATTGAATAAAATAGAAGTCCATCTCCTTTCCGTGGCTTCACTTTCAAACCAATACAGTCTTTGAAATCATAGCTTCCGTCCATATTTAAGCCATTCTGCATGTCAGAGCACAGGATATAAACATTAACCCCCAAAAGGGGAGAAATACGAAAAATCATGCATACAATAATTAACAATAAGGACAAAATTTCattcccccccacccccactctaaaaaaaaactaaaaagagacAACAGAGGTCTTGATCTTACCTCAAATGGGAACATAGTTTCCCCTCCCTTGTCAACATCAGATAAATACAACAAGAAAGAAGCCATCTGTATGAGGGTTAAGATAAATGTTACAATTCTTTAGAATCATAAACACCTTAATATTTATATCAAGTAATTCATATTCAAAAGATCAAGATGTGATCAACACTTACCATACTTTATCCAAACACATGTTTCTGTAGTTATAGTaagtaaatttaaaagaagaagaagaactggAACAAAGCATGTCAAATGTAACAAGCAATGAAGAAACACTGAATATATGAAACTAAACACAATTGTGAGCGTATGATGTTCATTTGGTTTAAACATGTAAAACAcagttttattaattaaataaaaatttactgaTAAAGCAGATCATTAAGGTTGTCAAGTGTATGAAGCCAAGATTTATAAACTCACAGCTAATTCATGTGATTGGAGATGAAAGTTCTGTTGTCAGTAAAACCTAAACTTAACGTCCTAGTGATTTAAAGTTCTATctgaataaatttataatttaatttctcccatttttatggaaattaaAGTGCAAAATATTCTATTCTtgcaattttctttctttccaaagaaacaaaacatacattctgtttgagaaagaaatatgttaattttagaaaaataatgaGAAGAGCTGTTCCTTGTTACATAAATCCTAGAGGATGGATGTCTCATTGTCCAGCAGGTCACATGGAGCAAAtcccataatttttttcttcccctCAAACTCTCTTTCAGAAGACAATCATGTAAAATGATGCAGCATCACCACCTTTGCTGTCAGCCCAAAACTGAAATGCAATTTCCTTCTACTTACATATTATAGAGTATAACATGgaaatttgcttataatttttttcaatctaaCACGGAAATTTGCTTAAGAAACAAATAATGACAGACAAAAACCTATGCTTTTTGCTTAGAATGTACCCTTTGGCTCTTCTGTGGGCCATACTCAGCAGGATTGAATGCATCATAATGAGATTTATACAACTGCCCAATCTCATAGCGCAAGATGTTGAATGCCTGAAACATGGTGATATCCTCAGACAATTTTAAAATTGCCCTGAAATAAAAGGTTAACTACTTCAACGAAAAAAGAGAAACACGGAATTTAAATATAAGAATTTCCTAGGTAAGGAAATTTAGATCATTCATACATTTGTATATAAGataaaagaagataatagcAAAAGCATAGAAGATAATATCAGTATTCCAGCCCTGGTGATTTTGAACAAGTTAGTGATAGCTTGCATTGGATCAGAATACACTATTGAAattggaaacaaaaaagaaagtcaGGAGATTTTCATTTAAATGATTCAGATATGTTCCAATCTTATTCATGAACTAAGTCAATTTCATTTACCATAAAAACCTGCCATATCTTTTTCTTGCtaccaaaagagagagagagagagagagagggtagagtagaaactgaaaatatgaGGACAACATAAGAAACTCTTTTCAGGTACTATAAAATTGGGTAGTTCATTTCTACTATAAATTCAGTGGGAGAGAGGTAATAAAGAGGGGTGGTTTGGGGGGGCGCGCaggaagaaagagagtgagagatctCAAAGATATCAATATCATTGGGGCAACACAGTGATGTAATGAGTTGTACATCTGCAAGTTTCGCTGAGAATCAATATAATTGGATGGTTcaaaaaaagaacttaaaagGTACAATGTGAGATGCATAAGGAACCAATATCTGCAACTAAATTTGCCACTAAGTGCAGGGTAGCATCAAGAAATCTTCTTCTCCATGGCAAGGAAAAGAATAGggaaaagaatagagaaaagaagaaaagaaagcattGTCCATGCTTCCATGGATACATTGTGTTAGCATTTTTGTCTTTATCTTCAAAAACTCTTCGTTAGTCACAATTATCAGAAGATATTCCTGCAACAAACTGTCATATCTTTTACTTcgaattttttaataagtaaaagtTTCATTAAATGAATATTTCACTTTGAATTTATAGATAAACATTAACAAAAATTGgttatcataaaatataaaaacctcAGGCCAATCAAATTGAAAACCACACACAATATTTTTGTCTTCTAACCAAGAGAGATGGAAAGAGAGtaatgatgatgacgatgataATACAATGACTAGTACCTCTCCATGGATCCTGGGAAGCATTGTTGCCCTCGCAATTTTTCCCTCAATGAAGTCCAAGGTTTTGTCTTCAGAAGCACTAATAAACACGCCAGAACTGTTCGAAAGCAAGCATTAGCTATCAATAGAATTTCTCATCAACATAATCACTCTTGTTCTTAAAATTGATAAACTTCTAATGCCCATGTACACTAATTTAATTACCagtacaacaaaaattatatttaattgtatAGTAAACCAgccgatgatgatgatgatgataatctcatgattattataaataataatactaaaaaggaaaaggaaaagaaaaagaaaaaagttgcaATTAGCAGTGCTTCAATATTAAAGAGAAGAAGTTTCAAGATAATTActtaaatttcattaatttattcattgagaagaagagagaaaagttaaaaacataaaattaaaccACTGACCCTACttatttactatatttattATCTCAATCACCCTTTAATTATAATATCAATAAAATGGTCATCTTGAAATGCCTAATAatctaatataaaaatgaaagtaTGGTAACAGtacatattataattaaaaaaaactgcCTCAGACTTCACACGCACACAAAGGAACACAGAGAAGGTACCTTGTTCTAATTCCCTGGGTGTTATCTGCAGTTTCTCCTGGTCTTAAAGCCACTGTCGACGGTCTAAGTCGCGGCTCGGCCAATTTTATTATGCTTTCACACTGTTCTGCTGTtgcaaaatttggaaaatatagAGCCCTTGGTCTCCAGCTCAATACCTATTCATAgttacaaataaattatttaaaaaaaaaaaaaaaccaaaaaagtacaaattaatttttggttttatttttttatttttttattctatgaTCACATTCAAAACCATAAAAATGCATCACAGAAAGAATCAGATTAAAATTCTAATCCAACTGAACtacttttaaaactaaaatagaaaGAGCATAAAATCGAGTACCTGAAAGGGAATTGAAGTGATAGAATCGTCACCGGTCTCTCCAGAGTTCAACAAATTGTAGTGGCTCTCCTCCTCGTTGACCGAATCGAGTAGCCTCGACCTTGGCCTAGCACCAGAACTGTCCGGCACAGAGACCAGAGAGAAGAAAGTGGAGGCGTAGAAGCCAgcgaggaagaagaaggagcatAAGAGAATGACAGACGGTAACCCTAGCTTGTTCGCTTTCAGGATCAGGCTCAGGTTCCAATTTCCTTTCCCGGTTTTCCCTTTCATATTAGTATCCAGTATGATTAATTCAAAAACGCGAAGCTctgtttatttttagtattggtttctgttttctttctctttgagaCCGttttaacttatatatatgTTGGTTTTGGCGTTGGGGGTTGGTGGGTCACAACTCTGAGtgttagagaaagagagacagtGAATTAAAGAGAAGATATCATCATGGCAACTGTTGTACAACACGGCGGGAATCTTCTTCGACAACGGGATTCAATGACTTTtcttttatgacttttttttttttgttggtaaacgTTCTTTTATGAGTTATGACTATTACCAAACTTTGTTGGATTTTCATTGCCATTTTAAACAGGAGTGAAATGTATAATAAGTCTacagtattttcacaacacaTTTTAATTtaacttcactttttttttatcactaatCACGTAgaataatttactatttaaaattttttatgaaaatattgtaaatataagATTTTTCATATATTCATGAGAGTATTATTATGAGAAGtcattttataatactttcacaataaatcataggtgattagttattattggcttaaatttgaacttaccatttagattacttttttgcccaatAACCtaccatttaaaatttgttgtgaaaatattgtaaaaatattatctatgttcataatatttttacgacattttctcaacaaattttaagtaacaaatTGTTATTAACAGTTATTAATGAGCTAAAACTAATTTAAATAGTaggtttaaattaaaacaaataataatttactaGCTACAAtagtttgaaaatgaaattgaaaacccGTTTGGTTTCCTCTTTTTGAAAAAACGCGGATAAGCTAATTGGCTCATCCGCTCACAGAGTCATATAATAGTCATAGCCCGCCCACAGAATAATTTGGGTTTTAGTATTTGgtagtttatttatttcttatctGTTGTATTGAGTCTACCCTGAGTATAATGAGTCAATGGCGTGTCGTTTTGGTTGGGAtcacaaaatttagaaatttccAGTCACTTTCACATTTTATTACCAAATAAATCTTACCAATAAGTCAGTCCACCGCCACCACCGGAATAACCCGGAAGTTAacttattgaataaaataaaatagaaatttttatcatcctttcttctttttttctttaggatCAGTTAAACTAATTATTAAAAGTTACCCGATCCTAGTCGAATCCAACGGCTGCTTCTGTGTATGAACTATccgttttattttttaataaatgacaAGTGCTTAACATGCAAGTGCGTTTTATTTTGTCAATGACTAGTGCAGCTTAACATGCAAGTGGTTATGCCATGCATGTGGGCCATGTGTCTTTCCTTAGATAATCAGTTACTTGTATTTCATCAAAGAGATGAATGTTCTACTCACTTGACACAGatctagtaattttttttaaaaataaatacaataagattttaaatttatcacttccattttataagaatttttttatcatcaatccaaaatatcaattgattttttttttatgtaaataagatttaaaatataattttttttataagagtcATAATCTTTTTATTCATCAACTAAAAAAGatcttataaaaatattatgaacgcAACGCTATAATGTATGATTATGAATACCAGAGctgtttgaaaatgaaattgaaagcACATTTAAGTTTCCTCTTTATGAAAAAAACCCAATCTCATTAGCACATTCACTCAGAATCATATGGTCATAGCTTGCCCACAGAATATCCACAgatctacaagtataagtgtttgtgaagtGTGGGGGATaagggtcggggttcaagtcttcaggagggaatttcacatacatatacacttaaattaagctagagtagaattctatcttgtaaaaaaaaaaaacaatatacatacatacatagatatatatatatttatatatatatatatatatatagagggtAACCTGAGTGTAATGAGTCAATGACGTACCCTTTTGGTTGGATCaccaaatttataaatttcaagtCGCCTTAATGACTTgcacatttataaaaaagaaatctagCCCACAGGATAAGACTTGGAATAACTCGAAGTTTACCTATTGCACATTTATgctttttatttacttatataaataaataaataaaattagatagagttttaacttatgacatctattttttataattatgttatttattaataGACTAAGATACCAAGCGGTTTTTTGTGTATGTGAGAATTAAACCtcatatctcttatttaatcatcaaatactttaccaattgagtaaactggaacccactatttatttatatttgcaCAACCCTCATTAAGCATAGTTATAAAAACTGTACCAAACCACTTGTTAAATTGTGAACCAAAGCATTTTCTGGAATAGTTTGATGTAAAATATACTGAATATGCAATGACTCATTATCAAACCAAGTTAAACCGAAAAATTGCACAAATTAATCTTTTTAACTcgtggataaaaaaaataaaaaataaaaaatcctatcGTGTACATTTACTAAACTACtaaagattgaaaaaattaatctaataaAGACATAAAGCGATAAAGATTAAAGATTAAAGAGATAAGGTAAAAGTTGTGCCATGAGATGAGAGTTGAGACTAAGGAGATAAAGAGATAGTGATAAAATTATAGCAGGTGATAAAAAGatgaacttataaaaaaaaaatataaaataataataataataataataataataataataataaatgaaagaacTTCTACACTAAAATAGTCAAAATTTGCTGGACTAAAAGTTAGAAAGCAATCCTACAGCCTACTCCAACATCTCACAAATGTGTAATCTCTAGGATTTAATgatcaaactaaaattttattttgaatttctatgAAATATGTTGTTTCAAGACTTTTAGATTATATAACTTAGTTATTGGATGATTTATAtggatgatgtgttttttttttctttaacttatgtcatatgatttaataatttattattataatttattaattgatcTAAATggagtatttttattttattttagttggtttttttataattataaaatatattatttaattaataaataaacctATACAATTCAACCAATGAATCACTAGTTGAACCAATGAACCAGTGAACCAACTCTTCAACAGGATCTATCTTTGATACAGTTTTTATAACTATGTCGAAATGTCGTTAAATTAATAGCCTCCAACACAAAgtcacattattattattcccataaaaaaagtCACTTATTATTggtttagaaaaagaaatttataaagaAGAATTTAGAtttcaatcttttattttaaattttaattgactTTAATATGGTAAAAATACTACCGCGTACCCTTGGTACAATGGtcacttcacaaatataaatgtttgtggagtgtggggggaCAAGGGCCGGAGTTCTAATCTTTAAAAAAGAGTTTCACATTTtctaaaccattggatttaagtagatccaacggtcAAAAAAATGCACTCATTAATACTGATATTTTGATAAGGATTTCATTTATTATCCTTACTTATAACATTCCATACCTATCTCTAATCCCAAAAATaggtatatttttctctttgctctctctttctcatccacTACAcgtttctctctcctccattGCTCTTCCACCTCCATTTTCATAAGGTTCCACCTTCACAGCCACAtagaatttgataaaaaaaaaatctaagacaACAAAGTCTATTGACAACTACTGATTCATTAGAACCGAAGCATGTAGCAATTATTTTGATACATTATCATGTGGAATGGTACGGAGGATGTAGATTGTAGAAGCATCTTTGATTCCTAACAAGAAGCACTATCATAATAGCGGTTATATCATAATTTTACAAGAAGTATCCTAGAAGCTTCTTGGTTTTTGTTCTTGACAATAGACATCTCTGATTCCTAACATTACAACTACCGTATCCAAACATAAATAGGGAATCTGAATATGAAATAAAGaatttttcctttaaaagttggatacaaatacaaatatataatccGATAAACTTTGACTGAAATCagtaacatttattttattttaaaatgttaccAGATTCTTATCGAGATATATCAAATCTATTATTCAACTGTTAAGgctctttttctttgtctttttggTTGATGAGTTTGATTGTTTTCCTGTTCGTAACTACGATTTTGTGTTTCTCAATTTGCTGAactatatatagtaatattattGGACTATAAACCACACtgaatatcttctttttttttcttttttcttttttctttcttgtttttgaaggTGGTAGGTAGTCCTTTCTATTATGTCATCAAAAAGCTTATCAAGTTTTCCTTTTTGCAACTTTCTTGTAAAAAGATGTGCCTCGGAATAATTATTCAGTTATATTAATTTGTCTTGGTTCATTcaaaaaaacattaatattattcaattacaAAAGTCAAATCATTACCATTATTATTATGGTTGCTTGCTTATCATTTAGTGTGGCATGACATGAATATGATTGCCTATGGTTACCcaactttattttctgttttttcatTAGCTGGTAGTGTTAAGTTCtctatttaagtttttgtgaGATGCTCCATTCTAGACTATTGATTGTCCAGTGTAGTACTAGATTTAAGCTAATACCATGTATCAGAAATGTCTATAGCCTGGAGTGATGCTTCTATATCCTCCGTACTATTCCACATGATAATGTATCAAAATAATTACTACATGCTTCGGTTCTAATGAATCAGTAGTTGTCACTAGACTTTGTTGTCTCAGATTTTTTGTATCAGATTCTATGTGGCTGTGGAGGTGGAAGAGCAATGGAGGAGAGAAAAACGTGTAGTAGATGAGAatgagagagtagagagaaaaatataccTATTTTTGGGATTAGAGATATGTATGAAATATTATCaataaagataataaatgagatcCTTACCAGAATATCAGCATTAATGAGTGCATTTTTTTgaccgttggatctacttaaatccaatggtttagaaaatatataactcTAAACCaaatataacttgaacccatctctaaaaatatggtataaaat contains:
- the LOC115994129 gene encoding probable prolyl 4-hydroxylase 9, giving the protein MKGKTGKGNWNLSLILKANKLGLPSVILLCSFFFLAGFYASTFFSLVSVPDSSGARPRSRLLDSVNEEESHYNLLNSGETGDDSITSIPFQVLSWRPRALYFPNFATAEQCESIIKLAEPRLRPSTVALRPGETADNTQGIRTSSGVFISASEDKTLDFIEGKIARATMLPRIHGEAFNILRYEIGQLYKSHYDAFNPAEYGPQKSQRMASFLLYLSDVDKGGETMFPFENGLNMDGSYDFKDCIGLKVKPRKGDGLLFYSMFPNATIDPMSLHGSCPVIKGVKWVATKWIRDEEQND